Proteins encoded in a region of the Planococcus citri chromosome 1, ihPlaCitr1.1, whole genome shotgun sequence genome:
- the LOC135848633 gene encoding uncharacterized protein LOC135848633, which translates to MKMKYLLILLMYFVLSLVPSPHYVESTPNELTTSTQSPGLFGYFGNLWKKSWSNNEILNSTQTSTRTRVSVGHTRVHRAIESSTTESAGLFNHVKNWMGVIREKIPLNMQKRTSKGTISVESNSSTSTNFTHSFEFNNISSIVADHPASSTVNSTTDIARSTDTNTESTSKILDNFPQQSLKKSGESEWSDMSFAPTSKERNTQSEEQNTLSEDFVYPEKVNRYNTWKLESSSSNELTESTTTQTSEFTEGPVTKNRLSNVNKLTPAYFSFYNAEDLVSNGMEKEDEPLPTVPSRIYSSRTRKRKSSKISKRKTMSESSNDSDSSDSD; encoded by the exons atgaaaatgaagtatttGTTGATATTATTG ATGTATTTCGTTCTATCGTTAGTTCCCTCCCCTCATTACGTCGAATCCACCCCAAACGAACTAACAACATCGACACAGAGCCCCGGACTCTTCggatattttggtaatttatggaAAAAGTCATGGAGCAATAACGAAATACTAAATTCAACCCAGACATCTACTCGAACTCGTGTATCAGTTGGACACACCAGAGTTCATAGAGCGATTGAATCTTCAACGACGGAATCTGCCGGATTATTCAATCACGTCAAAAACTGGATGGGTGTTATTAGGGAAAAAATTCCTTTAAATATGCAAAAGAGAACTTCAAAAGGAACCATTTCTGTGGAATCGAACAGCAGTACTTCGACTAATTTTACCCACAGTTTTGAATTTAATAATATCTCATCTATCGTCGCTGATCATCCTGCTTCATCGACTGTAAATTCAACGACAGATATTGCCAGATCGACTGATACGAACACAGAATCAACTAGTAAAATTCTCGACAACTTTCCACAGCAGTCGTTGAAAAAATCCGGTGAATCCGAATGGAGTGACATGTCCTTTGCACCTACCTCGAAAGAACGAAATACCCAATCCGAAGAGCAAAACACTCTATCCGAAGATTTCGTTTATCCGGAAAAAGTAAACCGTTATAATACTTGGAAGTTGGAATCTTCCAGTTCAAATGAACTAACCGAATCTACCACCACACAGACCAGCGAATTCACCGAAGGACCGGttacaaaaaatcgactttctAACGTTAATAAATTAACTCCTGCGTATTTTTCATTCTATAATGCTGAAGATCTCGTTAGCAATGGTATGGAAAAGGAGGATGAACCGCTGCCAACAGTACCGTCTAGGATTTATTCTAGCCGAACGAGGAAAagaaaatcatccaaaatttccaaaaggaaAACGATGTCTGAAAGTTCGAACGATTCTGATTCTAGTGACAGTGACTAg
- the LOC135848775 gene encoding polyadenylate-binding protein 1-like 2 produces the protein MESESRSTEISYPRVSIYVGNLDHRVDESILLEKFSEIGPLSSVRVCRDKVTEKSLGYGYVNYENPADAEAALHKLNFQVLNGKQMRVMWCQRNPALRKSGVGNIFIKNLDKSVDSKELYEVFSSFGNILSYKVAQDEDGNSKGFGFVHFETEKAANKAIDEINGTFIRWQKVVVTKFVPRNERGKDSTPDTKSDNAKFTANVKTKTLSKAERKLQDLMDLLQTELQCSICHELFREPCITDCGHIFCDECIVEWKNQNCSCPTCRAALLKPEKRVFEMNNFIVKATELLFSGKE, from the exons ATGGAGTCCGAATCTAGATCGACTGAAATTAGTTATCCGAGGGTTTCCATCTACGTGGGAAACTTAGATCATCGTGTGGACGAGTCAATATTACTggaaaagttctctgaaattggaCCCTTATCATCTGTTCGTGTATGTAGAGATAAAGTTACCGAAAAATCTCTGGGATATGGCTACGTTAACTATGAAAATCCGGCCGATG ccgAAGCAGCCTTacataagttgaattttcaagtacTGAATGGTAAACAGATGCGCGTTATGTGGTGTCAGAGAAATCCAGCTCTTAGGAAGTCAGgcgttggaaatattttcatcaaaaatctcgATAAAAGCGTCGACAGTAAAGAACTTTACGAAGTGTTCTCCTCGTTTGGTAATATTCTGAGTTATAAA GTTGCTCAAGATGAAGATGGTAATTCCAAAGGTTTCGGTTTTGTGCACTTCGAGACGGAGAAAGCTGCTAATAAAGCTATCGATGAAATTAACGGCACGTTTATTCGCTGGCAAAAA GTTGTCGTTACCAAATTCGTGCCACGTAATGAAAGAGGAAAAGATTCAACACCTGATACTAAGTCTGATAATGCGAAGTTTACAGCGAATGTTAAAACTAAAA CTCTTTCCAAAGCCGAACGAAAATTGCAAGATTTAATGGATTTGTTGCAAACAGAACTGCAATGTAGCATTTGTCATGAGTTATTTAGGGAG ccttGCATTACCGATTGCGGGCATATTTTCTGCGACGAGTGCATcgtagaatggaaaaatcaaaattgttcatGTCCTACTTGTCGTGCAGCTTTACTTAAACCAGAAAAGAGAgtgtttgaaatgaataattttatcgtAAAAGCTACCGAACTTTTATTTAGTGGTAAAGAGTAG
- the LOC135848791 gene encoding E3 ubiquitin-protein ligase rnf8-A-like, with protein sequence MYLVVCSLFVIICAISVCFLKMSANSHNYIGKKIRPWDVDKILDRKIVGGRIRYLVKWRRTFNELNTWEIAESFSDPSMIANFELQWHRRVQARRSVVVRQSLASTSSRSSTALPVVENKSRTVEESKTKANKVEKCSTEAKTVSEISEDSKTVANFKTLMETELQCCICFDIYKHPCVTECEHIFCDKCLETWKNQNRTCPVCRTVLTRSEKKLIRLDNFIEKVTGMLQKDD encoded by the exons ATGTACCTGGTTGTGTGTTCGTTATTCGTAATAATTTGCGCGATTTcggtttgttttttaaaaatgagtgcCAACAGTCATAATTATATCGGGAAAAAAATCAGACCGTGGGATGTAGATAAAATTTTGGATCGTAAAATCGTAGGCGGTCGAATTCGCTATTTAGTTAAATGGAGGCGCACTTTTAACGAACTAAACACGTGGGAAATCGCCGAAAGTTTCTCGGATCCGTCCATGAtcgcaaattttgaattacaatgGCACAGGAGAGTGCAAGCTCGTCGTTCTGTAGTTGTCCGCCAGTCATTAG cAAGTACTTCCAGCAGATCGTCGACAGCTTTACCCGTAGTCGAAAATAAGTCCAGAACTGTCGAAGAAAGTAAAACCAAGGCTAATAAAG TTGAGAAATGTTCTACAGAAGCTAAAACCGTTAGTGAAATAAGTGAAGATAGCAAAACcgttgcaaatttcaaaacccTCATGGAGACCGAATTACAATGTTGTATTTGTTTCGATATCTATAAACAT cCATGTGTCACCGAATGCGAGCATATATTCTGCGATAAATGTCTCGAGACgtggaaaaatcaaaaccgAACGTGTCCTGTGTGCAGAACGGTATTAACCAGATCGGAGAAAAAACTAATCAGACTGgataattttatagaaaaagtAACGGGCATGTTACAAAAAGACGATTAA
- the LOC135848625 gene encoding uncharacterized protein LOC135848625 codes for MRRILPIVLFSTLYSSTHQASIAFRDNHHPSIAEEKNLQPSAVFDNVDVILDKIDTVAKFARDYNAIPKIGQCLHFLMHRFETGRKFLMHYNEVKAQNEGRFPSLQKPVKAAAATPKPTQFEYIYIYPSQAALGMSKALSMMKKAPEYSRMPQALKRVSCYNCRTRKEQWKRYNYFQNRRKRWPKQFYNPKHIIPASNEQHLFDYVTVTVKPTTEMTIKSFRDILPGPNQLPYYANMFLDVFDTHFETWNSKIRSAIHSIKQKWAQRKEKNKNADSSDTDGSDTDSSSRSSSYSSSESRSDLSSSSSEYVSRSTSSESGSGSNYTSSEYSDKSDESSRTARSSEDRSDENGRNYVQNVSNRVSNKQEEYEYYSDSNSNDVDEQESSRKERVTNEDENDENDYESADYSQNHRESTKKRTFRNRAIVN; via the exons ATGAGGAGAATTCTGCCAATT GTTCTCTTCTCCACCCTCTACTCCTCCACTCACCAAGCCAGTATTGCTTTTCGCGACAACCACCACCCATCCATCGCCGAGGAAAAGAACCTCCAACCATCAGCCGTATTCGACAACGTAGACGTAATTCTGGACAAGATAGACACGGTAGCTAAATTCGCTCGCGATTACAACGCTATTCCAAAAATAGGACAATGTTTACACTTCCTCATGCATAGATTCGAAACAGGACGTAAATTCCTAATGCACTATAACGAAGTAAAAGCCCAAAACGAAGGACGTTTCCCATCGCTTCAAAAACCAGTCAAAGCAGCTGCAGCGACACCCAAACCGACGCAATTCGAGTACATTTACATTTACCCTTCGCAAGCGGCGTTAGGTATGTCGAAAGCTTTATCGATGATGAAAAAGGCACCTGAATACTCTCGTATGCCGCAGGCTCTGAAAAGAGTCTCCTGTTACAACTGTCGTACCCGCAAAGAGCAATGGAAACggtataattattttcaaaatcgacgcAAACGGTGGCCCAAGCAGTTCTACAACCCTAAACATATTATACCAGCTTCCAACGAGCAACATCTTTTCGATTACGTTACCGTTACGGTTAAACCTACCACTGAAATGACGATCAAGAGCTTCAGAGATATACTGCCAGGTCCTAATCAATTGCCTTACTACGCTAATATGTTCTTGGACGTATTCGATACGCATTTCGAGACTTGGAACTCTAAAATCAGATCAGCCATTCATTCCATTAAACAGAAATGGGCCCAacgtaaagaaaaaaataaaaatgcagaCAGCAGCGACACAGATGGCAGCGATACAGATAGTAGCAGTCGCAGTAGCAGTTATTCGTCCTCAGAAAGCAGAAGTGACCTTAGCAGTTCTAGTTCCGAATATGTAAGCAGAAGCACCAGCAGCGAATCCGGCAGTGGCAGCAATTACACCAGTAGCGAATATTCAGACAAGAGTGACGAAAGCAGTAGAACAGCTAGAAGTAGCGAAGATCGCAGTGACGAAAATGGACGTAATTATGTTCAAAATGTCTCGAATAGGGTTTCAAATAAACAAGAAGAATACGAATATTATTCCGACTCGAACTCAAATGACGTCGACGAACAAGAAAGTTCGAGAAAAGAAAGAGTCACCAATGAGgacgaaaatgatgaaaatgattaCGAGAGCGCTGATTACAGTCAAAATCATCGGGAGAGTACCAAGAAAAGAACTTTTAGGAACAGAGCGATTGTAAATTGA
- the LOC135848593 gene encoding uncharacterized protein LOC135848593 isoform X2, with protein sequence MKILLLLVWSGSIFKLITGELAHYQGHYVASNLRDIIAIDEASKDFCAMHNQLTNTPMISIDDDFIRSPRCKRDADSSRDRKSGGLFRNRDNDHNRFENRGRNDRKPQEDRNNDRRPNRGRDDGDRRSFGGRGNDRGANRGPNRDRDGGDRRSFGGRGGNQGQNQAPFRGRDGGDQGDRRSFGGRGNDRGPNRGPYRGNGGGDQGNQRSYGGRGDDRRSFGGQGNDRRSFGGRDDNRRSFGGRDDNRRSFGGRDNNRRSFGGQGEDRRSYGDRDGNRRSFGNQDGGQRAYGDRGGNQRSYGDRGGNQRSYGDRGGNQRSYGDRGDNRRSFGDRNDNRKPYRNQNDDRQSYNNRDRGGYGREDRQQRSYDRNDQQPNRNRDTRNQFSKKFTFAEDSMEVALQKRGRTSKFGGINITKFRILKITNRTKKGFDLKGTVTMNLDESYFEYSDSATKKPSKKVTSESDTDYSIKGANLSPSIETLEENTQAKHSTTADAHVSKQKAKSSTSVSEEYSQNDQSAYSEEYSEDDESGSYDSKTMTDSQESSKNGDSKDSDPEATAVSEEYSESDQPTSYETDSSKHDKSQKTDSELKNYDTEDDYTEDETPFKQESEYSDEVKTMEQKTLKGQITTKSQKSQHSKLKTLAKDPTVKSSATENLKTSEQIATKPTTRNLQHRTPKHVTKPPAKTPDSIEKDTFENYKDFQLQDNKDKNWSFYQKRAEKYKSFIKHDFNETSIILKPDKIESTAENQDPSFYENSGDYIDSDSDEHDHTGEQSESQEEESSTHTSPLQNHHSKTSVKSISTTRLKPIGKASSYEEAYKDSHSEEESKTYKTLSLKQTPPSIKLKQTASKGKQHSKTMPKTNSKKGHKISASDSAYSQDEDSYAHEYTEEVLGKGKNNAQQQSQNDESASFYDDSNVPELTEDQRNKLTSQLNFFKDKVYVYNTKLQDYEFIHASEFKKLNISKDMAFGNTERLDGEKKRTKSHGLTKTLNPIIQQQLNKTSIEWPVFTTTVIPTRPRHRFSSRPHPPRKAYHDKSPRSRRVRPPK encoded by the exons GTATGGAGTGGTTCCATATTCAAGCTGATCACTGGAGAATTGGCCCACTATCAAGGGCATTATGTTGCATCAAACCTGAGAGATATTATTGCAATAGATGAGGCCTCAAAAGACTTTTGTGCAATGCACAATCAATTAACGAACACACCTATGATTTCTATTGACGATGATTTCATTCGATCTCCAAGATGCAAAAGGGATGCTGATAGTTCCA GAGACAGAAAAAGCGGAGGACTGTTTAGAAACAGAGATAACGATCACAACCGCTTTGAAAATCGTGGTAGAAATGATCGTAAACCACAAGAAGATCGAAATAATGATCGCAGGCCAAACAGAGGTCGTGATGATGGTGATCGCAGATCATTTGGTGGCAGAGGTAATGATCGTGGCGCAAATCGGGGACCAAACAGAGATCGTGATGGTGGTGATCGCAGATCATTCGGTGGCAGAGGTGGCAATCAAGGCCAAAATCAGGCACCATTCAGAGGTCGCGATGGAGGTGATCAAGGTGATCGCAGATCTTTTGGTGGTAGAGGTAATGATCGAGGCCCAAATAGGGGGCCATACAGAGGTAATGGTGGTGGTGATCAAGGCAATCAGAGATCTTATGGTGGCAGAGGTGATGATCGCAGATCATTCGGAGGTCAGGGCAATGACCGCAGATCATTTGGAGGTCGTGATGACAATCGTAGATCATTTGGTGGTCGTGATGACAATCGTAGATCATTTGGTGGTCGTGATAACAATCGTAGATCATTTGGAGGCCAAGGAGAGGATCGTAGATCTTATGGTGATCGAGATGGTAACCGTAGGTCCTTTGGAAATCAGGATGGTGGTCAAAGGGCATATGGTGATAGGGGAGGAAATCAAAGATCATATGGAGATAGAGGTGGAAATCAAAGATCATATGGAGATAGAGGTGGTAATCAAAGATCATATGGAGATCGAGGAGATAATCGAAGATCCTTTGGAGACAGAAATGATAACCGTAAACCATACAGAAACCAAAATGATGACCGTCAATCATACAACAATCGTGATAGAGGTGGCTATGGTAGAGAAGATCGCCAGCAAAGATCATATGACAGAAATGATCAACAACCAAACAGAAATCGTGACACTCGtaaccaattttccaaaaagttcacttttgcAGAGGATTCCATGGAAGTAGCTCTCCAAAAAAGAGGAAGAACTAGTAAATTTGGAGGAATTAATATTACAAAATTCCGCATACTTAAGATTACAAACAGAACCAAGAAAGGTTTTGATCTCAAAGGTACTGTAACCATGAATCTAGATGAATCATACTTCGAATACAGTGACAGTGCTACAAAGAAACCGTCTAAAAAAGTTACATCAGAATCCGACACTGACTATTCAATAAAAGGAGCTAATCTCAGTCCCTCGATAGAAACTTTGGAGGAAAATACACAAGCAAAGCATTCGACTACAGCAGATGCACATGTATCAAAACAAAAAGCCAAATCTTCAACATCAGTTTCAGAAGAATACTCCCAAAATGATCAATCAGCATATTCAGAGGAATATTCAGAAGATGATGAGTCTGGGAGTTATGATTCAAAAACAATGACAGATTCGCAAGAATCTTCCAAAAATGGTGATTCTAAGGATTCTGATCCCGAGGCAACTGCAGTTTCAGAAGAATATTCTGAAAGCGATCAACCTACAAGTTATGAAACTGATTCCTCTAAACATGATAAGTCTCAAAAGACAGACTCcgaactgaaaaattatgacaCAGAGGATGATTATACTGAAGATGAGACACCATTCAAACAGGAGTCAGAGTACAGCGATGAAGTCAAAACAATGGAACAGAAAACGTTAAAAGGTCAAATTAcaacaaaatctcaaaaatcacaacATTCCAAACTTAAAACACTGGCCAAGGATCCCACAGTCAAGTCATCTGCAacagaaaatctcaaaacttcAGAACAAATTGCAACCAAGCCAACAACTAGGAACCTTCAACATAGAACCCCAAAGCACGTAACAAAGCCACCTGCAAAAACTCCTGATTCAATTGAGAAagacacttttgaaaattataaggACTTTCAATTGCAAGATAATAAAGACAAAAATTGGAGCTTTTATcaaaaaagagctgaaaaatatAAATCCTTCATAAAACACGATTTTAACGAAACTTCTATCATCTTGAAACCCGATAAAATTGAATCAACAGCCGAAAATCAAGATCCATCATTTTATGAAAACTCAGGAGACTACATAGACTCAGACTCAGACGAACATGATCACACAGGAGAACAATCAGAATCACAAGAAGAAGAATCTTCCACACATACTTCTCCATTGCAAAATCATCATTCTAAAACATCCGTGAAATCTATCTCCACAACAAGACTAAAACCTATTGGTAAAGCATCATCATATGAAGAGGCTTACAAAGATAGTCACTCAGAAGAGGAATCAAAAACTTATAAAACTTTATCTCTAAAACAAACTCCGCCATCAATTAAACTAAAACAAACTGCATCAAAAGGTAAACAACACTCCAAAACCATgccaaaaacaaattcaaaaaaaggtcatAAAATATCAGCTTCTGATTCTGCATACTCACAAGATGAAGATTCATACGCACATGAATATACAGAAGAGGTATTGGGAAAAGGCAAGAACAATGCTCAGCAGCAATCTCAGAATGATGAATCCGCATCATTCTATGATGACTCAAATGTTCCAGAATTAACCGAAGATCAGAGGAATAAATTGACATCAcaattgaatttcttcaaagatAAGGTCTATGTTTATAACACCAAACTTCAGGATTATGAATTTATACATGCTTCTGAATTCAAGAAATTGAATATTAGTAAAGATATGGCTTTTGGTAATACCGAACGTcttgatggagaaaaaaaaagaacaaaaagtcACGGTCTCACAAAAACTCTGAATCCTATCATTCAGCAACAACTTAATAAGACCTCAATTGAATGGCCTGTCTTTACCACAACAGTAATTCCAACTCGACCCCGGCATAGGTTCTCTTCACGTCCCCATCCACCACGCAAAGCGTATCATGACAAGTCTCCTAGGAGTAGGCGCGTTCGTCCACCAAAGTAA
- the LOC135848764 gene encoding polyadenylate-binding protein 1-like 2, translating to MDSDKCKTTEITHPRISIFVGNLNTDVDESILLEKFSQIGSISCVRLGRDKVTEESLGYGFIDYEDPAAAEAAIRIFNFQTWKGKKIRVNYNQRNPTIRKSSVGIFIRNLEKKVDDRELFEMFSPFGNILRSEVAQDGNGNSKGFGFVHFETEKAANKAIEEVNGTFIRWRKVVVTKCVPRKDRKKDSKLDAKSEIEKFVAANVKTFGQAKKKLQDLIEALQTELQCSICHELFKEPSITECGHVFCEECIAEWKNQDGIVSSCPTCRETLYRFRPEKKIFEMNNFILKAAELLLSGKE from the exons ATGGACTCAGACAAGTGTAAAACGACTGAAATTACTCATCCAAGGATTTCCATATTCGTGGGTAATTTAAATACGGATGTGGACGAGTCGATATTACTAGAGAAATTCTCCCAAATTGGATCGATATCGTGTGTTCGTCTGGGTAGAGATAAAGTTACAGAAGAATCTCTGGGATATGGATTCATTGACTATGAAGATCCGGCTGCTG CCGAAGCAGCCATAcgtatattcaattttcaaacatggaAAGGAAAGAAAATACGAGTTAATTACAATCAGAGAAATCCGACTATTAGGAAATCCAGCGTTggtatttttattagaaatttggaaaaaaaagtcgacgatagagagctttttgaaatgttctctCCGTTTGGGAATATTTTACGTTCTGAA GTTGCTCAAGATGGTAATGGTAATTCCAAAGGGTTTGGTTTTGTGCACTTCGAGACTGAGAAAGCTGCCAATAAAGCTATCGAAGAAGTAAACGGCACGTTTATTCGCTGGCGTAAA GTTGTAGTTACCAAATGTGTACCACgtaaagatagaaaaaaagattcaaaactCGATGCCAAGTCTGAAATAGAAAAGTTCGTCGCAGCGAATGTTAAAA CTTTTGGCCaagcaaagaaaaaattgcaagattTGATCGAAGCGTTGCAAACGGAGTTACAATGTAGCATTTGCCATGAGTTATTTAAAGag CCGTCCATCACGGAATGTGGCCACGTTTTCTGCGAAGAATGCATCGCCgaatggaaaaatcaagatGGTATAGTATCTAGCTGTCCTACCTGCCGTGAAACTTTATATAGATTTAgacccgaaaaaaaaatatttgaaatgaataattttattttgaaagctgCAGAACTTTTATTGAGTGGTAAAGAATAG
- the LOC135848650 gene encoding anoctamin-2-like codes for MDEAHSDASSTTSEHFVDALNMTEFKVLHNYSDQTNTHSAGIEPVRNETLSDSQNPVDFVLVYGGPSKNVQHCLVEEENKEKIRSMFEKCLMEEGLEIEKETAGSLTFVKIFAPRHVLAKNCETLKLKMPMKEIETDAVDGAAGFDLVNEVKTFCRKTIRAFITIDPRRSYEEKNVLYAEYSRDKYYLFDENDPDFFDYSVRIIVIDYILSKIPWGKDANDPCRIGIQPLIEEDVYEAAYPLHDGDYRSEGSLRNQLRVEWADTRSWIKLQPIDEIKDYLGVKSAFYFAWLGFYTHLLIPASIFGLIVFLYGFLTIKGDGFSADICEKSENITMCPLCDKYCDYWKLSDTCRHAQVTHMFDNIFTVVFAFVMSVWATLFLELWKRHAAVLSHRWGLTDYTTQTEHPRPQYSAKLAGSKKKINVATGEPEVVLSFWRYKLPTVVLSYTVILLFIFVVIGAVFGIVLYRMWMMQADSWFNSNRSFSSLVIPATAATLNLISIMILNMFYNKVAIYLTNLELPRTQTDFENSLSIKMYIFQFVNYYSALMYIAFLKGKFVGYPKKYNRIFGYRQEECSPGGCLIEMSIQLAIIMVGQQIFNSILEILTPIIWKRVNKNSLQKSCENDKKELKFNCRNQWTEDYKLLDWGAEGLFWEYLEVVIQFGFVTLFASAFPLAPAFALLNNIFELRLDAKKILKYYRRPVPHRVPNIGAWYRILDVVGKIAVVSNAAIIAFSSNFIPKLVYMYFRESEHLPGFLEFSLSSFHTSDFNETVAPLPEILTTNVSTCRYYAFREAPGKEKEYKRTTMYWRILVMKLLFILIFQNVVFIIKTAIQWLIPDVPQKLSDRIKQENRLITELMVTRKTEAAIKNAGYDPNESSTTKKYVDEESPSPRR; via the exons ATGGATGAAGCTCACAGTGATGCGAGTTCTACTACCTCGGAACATTTCGTGGATGCTCTCAACATGACAGAATTCAAAGTATTGCACAATTACAGTGATCAAACAAACACACATTCGGCGGGCATTGAACCG GTACGCAATGAAACGTTATCCGATTCGCAAAATCCGGTCGACTTTGTGTTGGTTTACGGTGGTCCTTCTAAAAACGTACAGCATTGTTTGGTCGAAGAAGAGAACAAGGAAAAAATTAGAtctatgtttgaaaaatgcctAATGGAAGAAGGATTGGAAATCGAAAAAGAAACCGCTGGAAGTCTGACATTCGTAAAAATATTCGCACCTCGTCATGTGCTCGCTAAAAACTGCGAAACACTCAAGCTGAAAATGCCCATGAAagaa ATAGAAACCGATGCAGTTGACGGCGCTGCAGGATTCGATTTGGTCAACGAAGTGAAAACATTCTGCAGGAAAACCATTCGAGCTTTTATTACTATCGATCCTAGGAGAAGTTACGAGGAGAAAAATGTCCTGTACGCGGAATACAGCAGAGATAAATACTATTT ATTCGACGAAAATGATCcagattttttcgattattcggTTCGAATAATCGTTATTGATTATATTCTGAGTAAAATACCTTGGGGTAAAGATGCCAACGACCCGTGTCGAATCGGAATCCAACCTTTAATCGAAGAAGACGTGTACGAAGCAGCGTATCCTCTGCATGAC GGAGATTACAGATCGGAAGGCTCGTTACGTAATCAGCTACGTGTTGAATGGGCCGATACGAGATCATGGATTAAATTACAGCCTATCGACGAGATTAAAGATTATTTAGGAGTGAAATCCGCTTTTTATTTTGCTTGGCTCGGGTTTTACACCCATCTTCTGATTCCTGCTTCAATTTTCGGTTTAATCGTATTTCTTTACGGATTTCTCACCATAAAAGGAGATGGTTTTAG CGCTGATATTTGCgagaaatctgaaaatattACAATGTGTCCACTTTGCGATAAATATTGCGATTATTGGAAATTATCAGATACCTGCCGGCATGCACAAGTTACCCATATGTTTGATAACATATTTACCGTAGTATTTGCCTTTGTGATGTCAGTTTGGG CTACCTTATTTTTGGAACTTTGGAAACGACACGCCGCCGTATTATCTCACCGTTGGGGTTTAACCGATTACACCACCCAAACAGAGCATCCTCGTCCGCAATATTCGGCGAAATTAGCCGGATCTAAGAAGAAAATCAATGTAGCCACTGGTGAACCTGAAGTAGTGCTATCTTTTTGGCGTTACAAACTACCAACTGTGGTTCTTAGCTACACAGTCATTTTGTTATTT atttttgttgtCATCGGAGCTGTATTCGGTATTGTATTGTATAGAATGTGGATGATGCAAGCAGATTCTTGGTTCAATAGTAATAGATCGTTTTCTAGTCTAGTCATTCCCGCTACCGCCGCTACCCTTAATTTAATTTCCATCATGATTTTAAATATG ttttacaaCAAGGTGGCTATTTACTTGACCAATTTGGAACTACCCAGAACCCAAACGGATTTTGAGAATTCGTTATCAATCAagatgtatatttttcaattcgtcaaCTATTATTCAGCTCTGATGTACATTGCTTTTTTGAAAGGCAAATTCGTCGGATATCCGAAAAAGTATAATCGTATTTTTGGATATAGACAAGAAGAA TGCAGCCCCGGAGGATGTTTGATTGAAATGAGTATTCAATTAGCTATAATTATGGTAGGCCAGCAAATCTTCAACagtattttggaaatattgacTCC AATAATTTGGAAACGagtgaataaaaattcgttgcaaaaaagttgcgaaaatgataagaaagaGTTGAAGTTCAATTGTAGAAATCAATGGACCGAAGATTACAAATTATTGGACTGGGGAGCGGAAGGATTATTTTGGGAATATTTAGAAGTTG TTATTCAATTCGGTTTCGTTACATTGTTCGCGTCTGCTTTTCCATTGGCTCCTGCATTCGCcttattgaataatattttcgagCTCAGATTAGACGCtaagaaaattctgaaatattacAGACGTCCTGTACCGCATCGAGTACCTAATATCGGAGCTTGGTACAGAATACTGGATGTTGTTGGTAAAATTGCTGTAGTATCCAAT gcTGCTATTATAgctttttcatcgaattttattccaaaacttGTGTACATGTACTTTCGAGAAAGCGAACATCTACCTGGATTTTTAGAATTCTCTCTGTCATCGTTTCATACTTCTGATTTCAACGAAACCGTCGCTCCTTTACCCGAAATTCTAACCACAAATGTGTCCACTTGCCg ttaCTACGCTTTTAGAGAAGCTCCGGGTAAAGAAAAAGAATACAAACGAACAACAATGTATTGGAGAATCTTGGTCATGAAACTTTTATTCATTCTCATATTTCAG aACGTAGTGTTTATTATCAAAACAGCCATTCAGTGGTTGATACCGGACGTGCCGCAAAAATTATCAGATCGAATAAAGCAAGAGAACCGTTTAATTACCGAATTAATGGTAACGCGTAAAACAGAAGCGGCTATCAAGAATGCCG GTTACGATCCCAATGAAAGTTCAACTACTAAAAAATATGTCGATGAAGAAAGTCCTAGTCCTAGGcgatag